The genomic region CTACAGAttttatgctccaaattcaaacAAGAGAAAAAATTAAATTCCTGTATTAAAGTCCTTACAGAAAGAATAAGGTAACATCTTTGATGTCTACAcattttatctttcaaattcaaacCAGAGAAGATATCAAATTCCTACGTTAAAGTCCTTACAAAAAGAATAAGGCAAATAGGTTTGATGTCaacagattttgcatcaaattcaaACCAGAGAAGACATTAAATTCCTGTATTAAAGTCCTTACAGAAAGAATAGGGCAAATATTTTTGTTGTCTACAAGCATTGCTCACAACCCACAAATACGAAGTTTCCGAAACTCTTTCTGAAACAGAAAGCAAATTATGAACAATTAAAGCTTCCAGCACCCCCAAACATCCACCTGCCATAACATCAAGCACATAATGCCTACCCAGCAAAATTCTTGAAGTGGACGTAGCTATGGCCCACGCCATTATCAATATAACCACAGCCCTGAAAATCCCGACACTTTGATTGCCACCGACAGATCCTGGGATTTGTGCTTCCAAGAATTGCAAGCATAAGCATAAAAAAGAGCCGATAAAACAAGCCCTAGAAGCATGGCCACTGGGGAATGACCAGTGATCAACAGAGACCACCAAATACATGCCCTTATTGTACTCTGGCCTAGGCCTTCTAATTATGGACTTGAGAGAGCCAATTAGTACCAGATCAAAGAGGAAGCCTATTAAGAGATTGAGTAAAACCCACCTGATTTTGGGAATTGCAAAGGAAGAAAATGGAGTGAGCCAGAGGGCAGCAGTTGCAGGGATCCACAGC from Cryptomeria japonica chromosome 3, Sugi_1.0, whole genome shotgun sequence harbors:
- the LOC131061597 gene encoding probable lipid phosphate phosphatase beta gives rise to the protein MSSYMSKSMIGRVLEVDRRWSLYIHNTRVPRMFLKALEISGDGLLWIPATAALWLTPFSSFAIPKIRWVLLNLLIGFLFDLVLIGSLKSIIRRPRPEYNKGMYLVVSVDHWSFPSGHASRACFIGSFLCLCLQFLEAQIPGSVGGNQSVGIFRAVVILIMAWAIATSTSRILLGRHYVLDVMAGGCLGVLEALIVHNLLSVSERVSETSYLWVVSNACRQQKYLPYSFCKDFNTGI